In the genome of Asterias amurensis chromosome 16, ASM3211899v1, one region contains:
- the LOC139948594 gene encoding synaptic vesicular amine transporter-like yields MKEKETTEPRQVDDKSRRRTVDKQARPTSQSTDQNQNGSAAINQAVMGMRGKDRAKGRQHSSLDQPLEEGVLVTTRSSDDDGSSQEGMKRKSFRRSRGALLAIVFMALLLDETLMTIIVPVLPDYFLNLCIGNKCLTINNTSPECDLILGNTNPDDNILSTLPILDRQDVEATSNPKDSITSITSTTNEVNRSTSSDMPDSSSITAPSFEEVCSEEITPKIGILFASKFILRIILSPFIGTMAHKIGFSVLLLSGCVIMLASSLVFAFGITYEVMLTARIIHGLGATLNEIGGLGILAYKYRNDEKKRGFAFGLAIGGFAAGTLIGPPLGGITYDFLGKEAPFLIMAGFFIALGVLELIVFCPHSKQRKIYTNGSPVYKLVLDPYILGTAGALMIASGAVALLEPTLPIWMRHTIKPTPDAWQLGAVFLPSGVSYILSSTVMGYLGYKLGRWALSMFALVVLAASVAAVPYTSSFLMLVGPMVGIGFGFGTVDSAMTAMLNSRVDARHKGAYGGAAAISTFAFCLGFAIGPSVSGFLINAFGFKWLMRGIGVMTCLYAPICICLRRPGNTVPNTRNNNNGSASRSHNDLIDDAESIPIPSISRRLSRV; encoded by the exons ATGAAGGAAAAGGAAACCACGGAGCCTAGGCAAGTTGACGATAAAAGTCGCCGTCGCACAGTGGATAAGCAAGCTCGGCCTACATCACAGAGTACCGATCAGAACCAAAACGGTAGTGCTGCTATTAACCAGGCTGTGATGGGAATGCGGGGAAAGGACCGAGCAAAAGGAAGACAACATTCTTCCTTGGATCAACCATTGGAAGAAGGTGTCTTAGTAACTACAAGATCATCAGATGATGATGGGTCGTCCCAAGAAGGAAtgaaaaggaaaagtttccgaaGATCTCGGGGTGCTCTTCTCGCCATTGTCTTCATGGCGCTATTACTGGATGAAACACTTATGACTATTATTG TTCCTGTGCTTCCAGATTATTTTCTGAACCTTTGTATTGGTAACAAATGTCTGACTATCAACAACACTTCGCCGGAGTGTGATCTGATCTTGGGAAACACAAATCCAGATGACAATATCCTCTCGACATTGCCAATTCTTGATCGACAAGATGTTGAAGCAACAAGCAACCCCAAAGACTccatcacttcaataacatcAACAACGAACGAGGTTAACAGATCGACCTCTTCTGATATGCCAG ATTCATCTTCaataacagcgccctcttttgaagaAGTTTGCAGTGAGGAGATTACTCCCAAAATCGGGATTCTTTTTGCCTCCAAGTTCATCTTAAGAATCATCTTGAGCCCCTTCATTGGAACTATGGCTCATAA GATAGGTTTCTCTGTATTGCTGCTTTCTGGATGTGTAATAATGCTTGCCTCCAGTCTGG TATTTGCATTTGGTATTACCTATGAAGTAATGTTGACTGCTCGCATCATACATGGACTAGGTGCAACACTCAATGAAATTGGAG ggCTTGGTATTTTGGCATATAAATATCGAAATGACGAGAAAAAACGTGGTTTTGCATTCGGTCTCGCCATTGGTGGATTCGCTGCTGGAACTCTCA TTGGGCCTCCTCTGGGTGGTATAACGTATGACTTCCTTGGTAAGGAAGCACCATTTTTGATCATGGCAGGATTTTTTATCGCCCTAGGAG TTTTGGAGTTGATTGTCTTTTGTCCACACTCCAAGCAGCGTAAGATATACACCAACGGTTCCCCAGTCTATAAACTTGTTTTGGATCCCTACATACTTGGAACTGCTG GTGCGTTGATGATAGCAAGTGGTGCAGTAGCTTTACTTGAACCAACTTTACCCATCTGGATGAGACATACTATCAAGCCAACACCTGACGCTTGGCAACTGG GTGCAGTATTTTTACCATCCGGTGTTTCATACATCCTAAGCAGTACAGTTATGGGATACCTGGGATACAAACTTGGCAG GTGGGCCTTGTCAATGTTTGCTCTGGTTGTCTTGGCAGCGAGTGTTGCTGCG GTACCATATACAAGTTCATTTCTTATGCTAGTTGGTCCTATGGTGGGCATAGGGTTTGGGTTTG GTACAGTAGACAGCGCTATGACAGCAATGCTCAACTCCAGGGTAGATGCTCGCCACAAGGGGGCATATGGGGGCGCTGCAGCCATTTCCACCTTCGCATTCTGTCTCGGCTTTGCTATAG GACCAAGTGTAAGTGGATTCCTGATAAATGCCTTTGGATTCAAATG GTTAATGAGAGGTATTGGAGTAATGACATGTCTGTACGCACCAATTTGTATCTGTCTTCGTCGCCCTGGTAACACTGTCCCGAACACCAGAAACAACAATAATGGATCGGCTTCAAGGTCGCATAATGACCTCATTGATGATGCAGAAAGTATTCCAATACCCTCCATTTCCAGACGCTTATCTAGAGTGTAA